The Thermotoga sp. SG1 genome includes a window with the following:
- a CDS encoding sensor histidine kinase KdpD — translation MIALRTFLITFLVNTTLLSIFWGSKVNFIDVAIFSFFSALLVSVATQVLVSKRLLKLRESISRKQTFDDFLNDEITKLSEEINTLVQNTVIQEKETERLKDVVTGFVHDVKSLLWNEVKDESLQRIVEEFYEFAKLEAGIERLRKEPVNLVELVNDVAERFPERVFLEYEEETTIQADPTKLFRAFYNVIENAVKYSTGPVRIHVRKDRVIIKSPGPEIPYEVRANLFEKKKKSKGTGMGLYLSRQFFEMHGFKIVYRREGENNVFEVQIGYTGMSSVKSERDSR, via the coding sequence ATGATCGCTCTGCGCACGTTTCTCATCACGTTTCTTGTGAACACCACTCTTCTTAGTATCTTCTGGGGTTCCAAAGTGAACTTCATAGACGTTGCCATCTTTTCTTTTTTCTCTGCACTTCTGGTGAGTGTTGCCACGCAGGTTCTTGTGAGCAAACGCCTCCTGAAACTCAGAGAATCCATTTCCAGAAAGCAAACGTTCGATGACTTCCTGAACGACGAGATCACAAAACTCTCGGAGGAAATCAACACACTCGTTCAGAACACTGTCATCCAGGAAAAAGAAACCGAAAGGTTGAAAGATGTTGTAACCGGCTTTGTTCACGATGTAAAATCGCTATTGTGGAACGAAGTCAAGGACGAGAGCCTTCAAAGGATCGTGGAGGAATTCTACGAGTTCGCAAAACTCGAGGCCGGTATCGAAAGACTGAGAAAAGAACCGGTGAACCTGGTGGAACTTGTAAACGACGTTGCGGAAAGATTTCCAGAAAGGGTCTTTCTAGAATACGAAGAAGAAACAACGATCCAGGCAGATCCCACAAAGCTCTTCAGAGCCTTCTACAACGTGATAGAGAACGCCGTGAAATATTCCACAGGACCGGTCCGTATCCACGTGAGAAAGGACAGGGTGATTATAAAAAGCCCCGGACCAGAGATACCCTATGAGGTTCGTGCGAATCTGTTCGAAAAGAAAAAGAAAAGCAAGGGCACAGGCATGGGCCTGTACCTCTCAAGACAGTTCTTCGAAATGCACGGCTTCAAGATCGTCTACAGAAGAGAAGGAGAAAACAACGTCTTCGAAGTTCAGATCGGGTACACGGGCATGTCGTCTGTGAAATCAGAGAGAGACTCCAGATAG
- a CDS encoding response regulator transcription factor, whose translation MWKIAVVDDDEKILEILREKLSELGHVETFLTGEDFLDGEEIFHVVVLDVKLPDYSGYELCRMIKEKHPETWVILLTLLSDDENVLKGFEAGADDYVTKPFNPDILLARVKRFLERQKKNLYDFGELKVDATGATVYLKGKRIHLPKREFEVLLFLVENAGKVVTREKLLETFWEEPVSPRAVDTVIKRIRKAIEDDPNRPRYIKTVWGIGYTFVGGGR comes from the coding sequence ATGTGGAAAATTGCCGTTGTCGATGACGATGAAAAAATTCTGGAGATCCTCAGGGAAAAGCTTTCAGAACTGGGGCACGTGGAGACCTTTCTCACCGGAGAGGACTTCCTCGACGGTGAGGAAATTTTCCACGTTGTGGTCCTCGACGTGAAACTGCCCGATTACAGCGGATACGAACTCTGTCGGATGATAAAAGAGAAACACCCTGAAACCTGGGTGATACTCCTCACACTGCTTTCGGACGACGAGAATGTTCTGAAGGGTTTCGAAGCGGGAGCGGACGACTACGTAACAAAGCCCTTTAACCCGGATATCCTCCTTGCGAGAGTGAAAAGATTCCTGGAGAGGCAAAAGAAGAACCTCTATGACTTCGGTGAACTGAAGGTGGATGCAACCGGTGCAACCGTTTATCTGAAAGGAAAGAGGATTCATCTTCCCAAAAGAGAGTTCGAGGTTCTTCTTTTTCTGGTGGAAAATGCAGGAAAGGTTGTGACAAGGGAAAAACTCCTGGAAACGTTCTGGGAAGAGCCTGTCTCACCAAGGGCTGTCGACACGGTAATAAAGAGGATCAGAAAAGCCATAGAAGACGACCCGAACAGGCCCAGGTACATAAAAACGGTCTGGGGAATAGGATACACCTTTGTGGGGGGAGGAAGATGA
- a CDS encoding metal ABC transporter permease, producing MNFFHDLVQYEFLRTAFIGGVLTAILAGIVSPFVVFKRMEFIGDGTAHAVFAGLALSALLGGDPRLISFATALVFALAVTLFSRSKLHESSAIGILLPLFMAIGVVLFSVSGRYQTDVMGFLFGDVLLVNRSDVMLTSLILVINTVLILLFRWEIKYFIVDEKMAQFYGIKTGFVRLLITSFIAITVVVTVKVVGVILTGALLILPGLVARTFGKSFKSLVVISIVFNVLTFFSGFLAAYILNLPPGPVIVIVAFVSFIPMLKFS from the coding sequence TTGAACTTCTTCCATGATCTCGTCCAGTACGAATTTCTGAGAACGGCTTTCATCGGTGGTGTACTCACCGCCATTCTGGCTGGCATCGTTTCTCCCTTTGTGGTGTTCAAGAGAATGGAGTTCATAGGGGATGGGACGGCGCACGCGGTCTTTGCCGGTCTTGCACTCTCTGCCCTCCTCGGTGGTGATCCCAGACTGATCTCTTTCGCCACAGCGCTGGTTTTTGCTCTGGCCGTGACTCTTTTTTCCCGTTCAAAACTTCACGAAAGCAGCGCCATAGGTATCCTTCTTCCGCTCTTCATGGCCATCGGGGTTGTGCTGTTTTCCGTTTCGGGAAGATACCAAACGGATGTGATGGGATTTCTGTTCGGAGATGTTCTGCTTGTGAACCGTTCAGATGTGATGTTGACATCTCTCATTCTGGTGATAAACACGGTTTTGATATTGCTGTTTAGATGGGAGATCAAGTATTTCATCGTGGATGAGAAAATGGCCCAGTTCTATGGTATCAAAACAGGCTTTGTGCGTCTTCTGATCACCTCTTTCATAGCGATCACCGTGGTTGTAACCGTCAAGGTGGTAGGTGTTATTCTCACGGGGGCCCTTTTGATACTTCCCGGACTGGTTGCCAGAACGTTTGGAAAATCTTTCAAATCGCTGGTTGTGATATCCATTGTGTTCAATGTACTCACCTTCTTTTCTGGTTTTCTTGCCGCCTACATCCTCAACCTACCACCCGGTCCCGTCATTGTGATAGTTGCTTTCGTTTCCTTCATTCCAATGTTAAAATTTTCTTGA
- a CDS encoding metal ABC transporter ATP-binding protein has translation MKIIEVKGLTYRVRNFEILKNITFSVEKGEFVGIIGPNGAGKTTLVKILVGEIRGYEGKVVIRGRIGYLPQTQEVQRDFPMTVREFAAMGMYGRSKRIDWEKVRSTLINVGISHKENDLIRNLSGGEFQRLSLARALLSEPDILVLDEPEAGVDEMGKAAFYELLNRLRKERNITVVMVSHDIGMVFRECTTVMCLNRTLHCHGPTETISPDDLKKIFTDFDIWIRGPKHYEIFHREGKN, from the coding sequence ATGAAGATCATAGAAGTGAAAGGCCTCACCTACAGAGTCAGGAATTTTGAGATACTGAAGAACATAACATTTTCCGTCGAAAAAGGGGAATTCGTTGGAATAATCGGCCCAAACGGTGCAGGAAAGACCACCCTGGTGAAAATCCTGGTAGGGGAAATAAGAGGCTACGAAGGAAAGGTTGTGATAAGAGGAAGGATAGGATACCTTCCACAGACTCAAGAGGTTCAAAGGGATTTTCCCATGACTGTGAGAGAGTTTGCCGCCATGGGAATGTACGGAAGGTCAAAAAGAATCGACTGGGAAAAGGTGAGATCCACCCTGATCAACGTTGGAATCTCCCACAAAGAAAACGATCTCATAAGAAATCTCTCTGGGGGGGAGTTCCAGAGATTGTCCCTTGCAAGGGCCCTGCTGTCCGAACCGGACATCCTCGTGCTCGACGAACCAGAAGCCGGTGTGGACGAAATGGGGAAAGCTGCGTTCTACGAACTTTTGAACAGATTGAGGAAGGAAAGGAACATCACGGTTGTGATGGTCAGCCACGATATCGGTATGGTCTTCAGAGAATGCACCACGGTCATGTGTCTCAACAGAACTCTTCATTGTCACGGCCCAACGGAAACCATCAGCCCGGATGATTTGAAGAAGATCTTTACAGATTTTGACATCTGGATCAGAGGACCAAAACACTACGAGATATTTCACAGGGAGGGAAAAAATTGA
- a CDS encoding metal ABC transporter substrate-binding protein, with protein MILMKRLFFVLILTLGLIAFSGKVVVTINPYYLLVSQILGDSSSVVLLVPPNANPHLFSLKPTDARMLEEADLIVANGMGLEPYLKRYSEKTVYVSDFIPKILLEGENPHVWLNPFFLKYHIVPGLCQVFSERFPKKWQEIERNTKQLIEELNEVIMESFRILFPHRGKIVVMSHPSFLYLFEELGLKLLSLSSGHEHSTSFSTIREILEKKSQIVALFREPQQPSEMLTSLEKELKMNSSVLDPLGTGGERTISELLKKNLKTIEEALR; from the coding sequence GTGATCCTCATGAAAAGATTGTTCTTCGTTCTGATACTCACGCTCGGTTTGATCGCTTTTTCTGGAAAGGTTGTGGTCACGATAAATCCGTACTACTTGCTTGTCTCTCAGATCCTGGGAGATAGTTCCAGTGTGGTTCTTCTTGTTCCACCGAACGCGAATCCACATCTTTTCTCGCTGAAACCAACCGACGCCAGAATGCTGGAAGAGGCAGACCTGATAGTGGCGAACGGAATGGGCCTTGAACCTTATCTGAAAAGATACAGTGAAAAGACCGTGTACGTTTCAGACTTCATCCCCAAGATACTCCTGGAGGGTGAGAACCCTCATGTATGGCTCAATCCCTTCTTCCTCAAATACCACATCGTTCCGGGTCTGTGTCAGGTGTTTTCTGAAAGATTTCCAAAAAAATGGCAGGAAATAGAGCGAAACACAAAGCAACTCATCGAAGAATTGAACGAGGTGATCATGGAGTCTTTCAGAATACTCTTCCCGCACAGAGGAAAGATCGTAGTCATGTCGCATCCAAGTTTTCTGTATCTGTTCGAAGAGCTCGGCCTGAAACTTCTTTCTCTTTCCAGTGGGCACGAACACTCAACGAGTTTCTCCACGATCAGAGAGATCCTCGAAAAGAAAAGTCAAATAGTGGCGCTGTTTAGGGAACCCCAGCAACCAAGCGAGATGCTGACATCCCTTGAAAAGGAACTGAAGATGAATAGCTCCGTACTGGATCCTCTCGGAACAGGTGGAGAGAGGACCATCTCGGAACTTTTGAAGAAGAACCTGAAAACGATCGAGGAGGCACTGAGATGA
- a CDS encoding Fur family transcriptional regulator, giving the protein MRMTENRKKILKIVEESKIPLTAEEIYKKAGVNLSTVYRALKFLEERKLVGSFSVSRGVRYFFRRDNHYHFMVCERCGKLFPFKECARELIDALQKKYRFSEESHLFLIYGVCENCRR; this is encoded by the coding sequence ATGAGAATGACAGAGAACAGAAAGAAAATCCTGAAGATCGTCGAAGAGTCGAAAATTCCCCTCACAGCGGAAGAGATTTACAAGAAGGCTGGGGTGAACCTTTCCACAGTCTACAGGGCGTTGAAATTCCTGGAGGAAAGAAAGCTCGTCGGATCTTTCAGTGTGAGCAGAGGTGTGAGGTACTTTTTCAGAAGAGACAACCACTACCACTTCATGGTGTGTGAAAGATGTGGAAAGCTCTTTCCGTTCAAAGAATGTGCCAGAGAACTCATCGACGCACTCCAGAAAAAGTACCGTTTTTCAGAGGAAAGTCACCTGTTCTTGATATACGGTGTCTGTGAAAACTGCAGGAGGTGA